A window of Microbispora hainanensis genomic DNA:
CACGCTCACGCTCGGCACGCTCGGCTTTCTCAAGGTCTTCCGGCAGAGCGTGCGGCGCGAGGCGATCCGCCGTGAGATCCGCGAGCTGGAGGAGCTGGCCAGCAAGCGGCTGTCGGCCGCGATGACGGGCCTGCTGCGCAGCTTCACGGTCAACGCGTTCGACCCCGGCTCCACCGCGGGCCGCGCGCTGCTGCGCACGGTGAACCAGACCGGCGCGCCCGAGCGCCGCGTGCTCGACGATCTGCGCCGCGCGCTGGAGCCGGTGCGGGCCGGCCTGCGCGACCTGACGATCGGCTCGGGCAGCCAGGTGGACCTGGACAACGACAACCTGCTGTTCGAGTGCGGCTGGACGTGGGGCATCGTGAAGGACGCGCCCGACGTCGTCACGCCGCTCGACATCGGCCCGCAGCCGAAGGGCGTCGCCGCCGACACGCCGTTCCTGTACTTCACCGTCAACGCCCTCGTCGGCATCGCCGACCTGTTCTCCGAACGCACCCGCGTCCTGAGCCTGCTCAACGACGACCAGATCACCCTCGCCCAGGCCATCCAGCGCCGCTGGGACCTCACCCAGTCCTACTGGCGCACCATCGCGACGTTCGGGCGGGGCACCTGGCCGCTGGAGGACATCCCCTGGCGGACGGTCGACGAGAAGGAGTCCGACTACTACAGCCTCGGCGTCACCGCCATGGTCGTGCAGAGCCTGGTCAACAACCGGGCGGCCGACGTGGACCTCGGCCGGGTGGCCGGCGTGCTGGAGGAGCTGGCGATCCGGGCGAGGATCACCCGCAGGGCGGTGGCGGGCGACCCGCCCGTGCTCATGCACTCCCCCGGCGTCCCGATCAACCTGCACGGCAGCGACGCGCTCGGCCCCCACCTGCTCTGGGTCGTCTCCGACTTCGCCATCACGCTGCTGAAACGCACCATCTGGGCCGCCTCCATCGCGCAGAACACGCGGATGCGCGAGCGGCTGCTCACCCTCGCCGACCAGATCTGGCGGCACATCATGCTGCGCCGCCACGCCGACGGCCCGGCCGCCGGCCTGTGGGACCAGCCGGGCAACGTCTTCGCCGACATCGAGGCGCGCGACGAGGAGCCGTCCTGGTATTTCAGCGAGCGGGTCGTCGAGTTCCTCGTCGCCGCCGCGTCCTCCAGCGGGGAGCCGCCGCTGCGCAGCCCCCAGCTCGTCGAGCTGGCGCTCCAGATGCTCGGTGAGGCCGAGCACCTGCTCGACCAGGAGCTGGTCACCCGGCCTCTGGCCGGCGGGCAGACGATCCAGCCCAAGCTGCGCTCGATCCAGGCGTCGCTGCAGCGGGCCAGGGCGATCGTCAGCGACCGGCCGGCCACCGCCCAGGCGCTGATCAACGACGCGCTGCTCGGCCTCGAACGGCTGTCCGCCGCCCGCGACAGCGCGTCGGAGGCGATCTGAGATGCTCGTCTTCGCGATCTCCGACAAGGGCGGCACCGGGCGCTCGGTCACCGGCACCAACATCGTGTATCGCCATGCCCTGCAGGGCAACGACGTCTGCTATCTCGACTTCGACTTCGGCTCGCCGACCGCGGGGGCCATCTTCAGCGTCAGCGCGGTGGCCCGCGGCACCCGGGAGAACGGCCTGCACCACTACCTGCGGGGCGAGTGCCCGCAGCCGCGGCGGGTGGACGTGTGGGCCGAGTCCGACCGTGAGGGGCTGCGCACCCGCCCGCCCGGCGCGGGGCGGCTCGTGCTGCTGCCGGGCAGCGAGGGCGGCGGCGAGCTGTCGGCCCTCACCGACGAGGTCGTCGGCCGCTGCGTCCAGCTTCTCGGGCGGCTGGACGAGGAGTTCGACCTCTGCATGATCGACGTCAGCGCGGGCCGGTCGTTCACCGCGGAGCTGGTTCTCGCGGCGACCGTGCGGATGCCCGCGATCCCGTTCCGGTGGCTGGTCTTCCACCGCTGGACGCGCCAGCACATCATCGCGGCCGACGGGCTCGTCACCGGCGCCGACGGGCTGCTCGACGTCGGCACCCGGTTCGGCCACGACGCCGACGACCTGCGCGACCGCATCCGCTTCGTGCGCACGGCCGTGCTCGAACCGGACGCGGCGGAGCTCGTCGGGCTGCGCGACGAGCAGCGGGCCTGGCTGAGCGCGTGCGACAGCGAGCTGCGCGAGCTGGCCGGCCGCCACGGCGTCGGCCGTACGGCCATGCTCGGCAAGATCCCGCTCGACCCGGTCCTCCAGTGGCGCGAGCAACTGATCACCGACGAGGACGTGCTGGCCAGCAAGATCGCGAACGCGGAGACCGCCACCGCGTTCGAGGAGCTGGCCAAGAAGATCGTCGACGACAGCGCGTGGGAGGGCTTGTGACGCCGGTGCACGCGACGTTCGGCGAGGTGGCGGCGGAGCGCAGGATCGCCTCCGTACCTCTCTCCCACGTGTCCGTCGAGCTCGGGCACCTCTACATGGAGGACTACGAGGCGGGCCCCGACCGGCTACGCGAGCAGTTCCGCAGGGTCGCGCCGTGGCTCGCCACGGTCCGCTCCATGTGGCAGGAGCGGGTGCCGGGGGGCCGGGCCCGCGTGAGCACCTGCTTTCTCGTGGACGACTACTTCAGCCGCTTCAGCACCCCGGCCGAGCTGGTCCCGATGGTCCTGGAGGCGGCGGCCGAGCACGACCTGACCATCGACTACCTGGCCCGCGAGTCGGCCTGCGCCCAGTCCGGCGGCGTCGAGCTGGCCCGGCTGGTGGAGGACCGGCTCGTGGACGACCCGCCGCCGGAGACCGACGGATCGCGCCCTCCGGTCAAGGAGACGGGCTGGCTGTGCAACGGCTCGCGCTCGCCCCGCACCGCGCCGATGCAGGCGATGGGGAAGGTCCGGCCGTGGGAGCCGCCCGCGCAGAACGCCAAACGCGGCCACTCGATCTTCGTGGACGTCGAGCTGTGGGACGAGAAGGGGCCGCGGCGCACCTGGTCCTGCCCCTTTCTCGCGGCCGTCTGGCAGCTCCTGCGGCTTGGGCTGCTGCGCAGCGACGGCCGCGTGCCCCTCCCGCCGGTCGCCCTCGACGGCGACTGGCCCCGCGACTGGGACGAACTGCCCGCGGTCGTCCGGCTCAACCCCCAGGCCGCGCCGTTCAGCGCGTACACCACACTGTCCGTCCTCTCCCCCCGGTTCCTGCCCGTCGAGCTGGCCGTACGCACGATCCTGAGCCAGTTCGCCGTGGACGACGAGGTCCTGCGGCAGGTCGCAACCCGGAGCGAGGGCGAGGGAATCCGGCTCGAAGAGGAGCTCGTCGACCGCATTTCCTACGTCTTCGTCTGAGGGGTTGCGATTGTGAGGACGGCCCGATGCTGGTGATGGGGGAGGTCCACACCGGGCTGCTGCAGAACTCCGGTGAGATCTCCGAGTCGACGTGCCGTCAGGTGCTCGGGCTCATGGCCGGGGAGACCGTGCGCGTCTCCCGCCGTCCCATCGTCCACGCGCTGTCGCCCGAGCGGCTGACCGGGGTGGACTGCGCCCTGCCCACCGCGTCGCGTTCCCGGGTCAGGGCCGTCGGCACGGTGGTGTCCCGCTGCGCGGTGACCGGGGGCCGGGTGGCCCAGGGGTCGTCGTACGTCCGGGTGGTGCGCTCGGAGGCCGACCGCAGGCTCCCCTGGTCGCACTACCTGGCCCGGCCGGGGGTCGTGGAGGTTCTGGGGAAGGTGAAGGCGGCCGACCTCGTCGAAGGGTTCACCGGCGACACCATGCCCGGCCGCCCCGATGGCGCCTGCCTCGACCTGGGCGCCGTCAGCGGCCGCTTCCTCGACCTCGTGCAGCAGTCCCCGCTGCTGGACCGGCGGGCCCCCTTCAAGATCCCGCGTACGAGCCTGCGGTGGGTGGCCGAGACCGGCGAGCCGTCGATCCGCTTCACCCTGCACGCAGAGCAGGAGCGGACGCTGCGCCTGACGCATCCCGGCCCGTTCACCCCCGCCGTGGTCGACCTGTGCGAAGACCTGGCGACGCACGACTGGCTGCTGACGTCGCTGCTGGTCATCGTCGAGCGGGCGCGGATCGGCGGCACTCCGGGAGCCCAGGCCGTGGCCCGCCTGGCGCCGGCCATCGACCACCTCATGCACCTGTGGATGCCCGCCGCCCGGGTCGAGGAGTGGCTGACGCCGTTCTGGGAGAGCCTGGAGCGGCGGCCGGGGTTCACCCGGCAGTGGCGTTCCCTGGTCGACCGGGTCCGCGACCAGGTCGCGATGAACACCCTTGCCCTGCTGAGTGCGACCGCCGAAGCCGGACGGAGGTCACCGTGACCGGAGCAACACCCGAACCCTCCCCGTCGCTCGTCCCGAGGGTTGTGCGCAAGGTCCTCGTGACGGTGCTCGTGGGCGGCGTGAGCTATCTGATGAGCAACGCGCTCATCCAGGGGCCGAACGAGGACCTGTGGAGTCTGCTGCTCGCGACGTTCATCAGCGGCGTCGTCTTCGTCGTGCAGTTCCTCGCGGACGTGGACGACCAGCTCGAAACCGTGCTGCAGGAGCAGCGCAGGCAGCACACGAAGACCCACAACCTGGTGGCCGACAGCTTCTCCAAGATCAACGAGGCGAGCAAGCTGTTCGGCGTCGTGGAGATGTCCGCGCTGGAGACCAGGGGTGTGGCCGAGCTGGTGCAGAACGCCGCCAAGATCCGTGACGACATGCCCGACCTCGTCAAGAGCCTGGTGCACCACGAGGTCACCCGGATGGCGAAGTTCCTCGGCGAGCTGTCCGACGGCAGATACGCGCTGTACGAGGGCGAGGACCGCGACTGGCTGCTCGCGCTCGCGCGCAACGCCCGGGTCAGTCTCGACGCCATCAGCCTGACCAGCGTGGACGCCCGCGACACCGAGTTCGAGGGCGGCTTCTGGCACACCGACCTCGGGCAGCGCTACGTCAAGCTCCAGCGCGACCTCGTCCAACGGGGGGCGCGGGTGCGCCGCGTGTTCGTGGTGGATCGTTCCGAGCGGCTCGACTCCGAGGCGTTCCGCCGCGTGTGGAAGTGGCAGACCACGGTCGGGATCGAGGTGCGCACGCTGCTGCTCTCCGACGCGCCGCCTCTGCTGCGCGGCTCGCTGTCCGACTTCATCCTGTTCGACGGGGTCGTCTACTACGAGTCCAACCCCGCCCCGCAGGTCGGCGACGGCATCGCCCCGGTGATCCACAGCACGGTTCTCGCACAGGACCAGGAGCGGGTGCGCGAGCGGGCCGAACGGTTCGCCGAGCTCTGGGAGGCCGCGACACCGGCGGCGTAGCCGGCACGTACCCGACGCGGGGGCGGGCGAGACCGGCGTAGCGGGGCCGGTGGCGTCGGCGACGCTTACGCGGACGGAGCCCGCGCGGGCGGCACCAGTGGCGTGGGCGACGCTTACGCGGACGGAGCCGGCGCGGGCGAGAAGGGGCGGTCGGGACGGACGACGGCGAGCACTTCCTTCTCGCGGTCGCCGGCGGTGCCGCCGACCAGGGCCGCCACCAGTTCCGCCGTGACGGGGGCGAGCGTCACGCCGAGGCCGCTGTGACCGGTCGCCGCCACGACCCGGCCGTGGTCGTCCACGTGGCCGATGATGGGCATGTGGTCGGCGCTGCCCGGCCGCAGTCCGGCCCAACGCCGGCCGACGGGCCAGGTGGCCGCCTTGGGCATCAGAGCGGCGACGCCCCGCCGGATCTCCTCGATCGCCGCGGTGGTCACCGTCACGTCCCCCACGTTCTCCTCGTAGGTGACGCCGACGGCCACCCTGCCGTCGTGACGGGGGACGAGGTAGGGGAAGTACTCCCGGCCGTCCTCCGTGATCTCCGCGAAGATGTGGTGGCGCAGCGGGTAGGTGACGGCGCCGGGCGGGCGGACGTCGAAGGCCACGCCCTTTATGGGGAACAGGTGGTCGCGGTGGCGCGGCAGGAAGACCCCGCTCAGGTGACCGGCCGCGACGACGGCCTGCTCCGCCGACACCCGGCGGCCGTCGTGGAGCTCCACCTCGACACCGCGAGGGCCGGTCCGCAGGCCGGTGGCGCGCACCGCGCTGAGCACCCGGATCGGCGTGCTCCCCGACAGAACGGCCGTCGCCAGGGCGGCCATGAGCACCCTCGGGTCGAGCGCGAGCTCCTCGGGCAGCAGGAATCCGCCGACGACGCGCTCGCTCAGCAGTGGTTCGAGGCTCCTGGCGTCGGTGGCCGTCAGCCGCTCGACGGCGAACGGCGAGTTCTTCCACTGCGGCAGCACCTTGGTCTCCAGGCGCTCCATCTCGGCATCGTCCAGCGCGACCTGGATGTCACCGCCGTCCAGCACCGGGACCTCGACGCCCGAGGCGGCGTGGATCTCCTCCAGCCACTGCGGGTAGGCGTCGCGGCTGCGCTTGATGACGCTGCTGAGCGGGCCGAGGCAGGAGCGCTCCGTCTGGGTCAGGATGCCGCCCATCGCGCCGTCCGAGGCCCCGAGCCCGAGACGCTGCCCCGCGTCCACGAGGACCACGCTCGTGCCGCGCTGGGCGAGCCTGTGCGCGATCGCGCAGCCGATCACGCCACCACCGATGATCACGACGTCACAGGATTCAGGCACGCGGGCTCCAATTCGCCGTCCCCTCGCTTCGACAGTAGGCGAGGGAGGGCCGTTCATGAAGGCCACACACGGGTGACCTCGCCGAACTCTACCGCGCAAAAATCTTGGCGGCGCGCAGATCCCGATCGCGCCGCGCTTCTCCTTCCCGACTTATTGGATCTGCCGCTCCGCAAGGAAGATCCGCACCCGGGCCGCTCGGTCGTACGCGAGGTTCGGGCGCGCGGTTCGGGCGTGAAATTCGGGCGCGAGGTCTGCTTCGGCGGCCGGAGACGGCCGCGCATACCTGCGATTCGGCGGCATGAGAGCTTTGCCGCGATCTGGGCATGATGAACCGATCAGCCGCCGTTCGTGGCGGTCGATGGGCATCCGGGATGAGCCGAAGGCTCAAGCGAGGGGAAGCGCGTGAGGAAGACCGCCGTCGTCACGGGCGGAGCGTCGGGGATCGGGCGGGCCGTCGCCGCCGGGCTCGTACGGCGCGGCGTCCACGTCACGATCGCCGACGTCCGGGGAGCCGAGGACGCCGCCGGGGAGCTCGGCTGCGCGGGAGTCGTGTGCGACGTCTCCGACGCGCAGGCCGTGCGGGACCTCGTCACCGGGGTGGCCGCCGAGCACGGGCGGCTCGACTTCCTGTTCAACAACGCCGGCATCGCGGTGGGCGGCCGTGCCGAGGAGTTCACGCTCGACCACTGGAACCGGACGATCGACGTGAATCTGCGCGGGGTGGTCCACGGCGTGCACGCGGCGTACCCCCTCATGGTCGAGCAGGGCTACGGGCACATCGTCAACACCGCGTCGCTGGCCGGGCTGACCCCCGCGCCCATGATGCTGCCCTACACGGCCACCAAGCACGCCGTCGTCGGGCTGTCGCTCGCGCTGCGGGCCGAGGCGGCGGCGCACGGCGTGCGGGTCAGCGTGGTCTGCCCCGGTTTCACCGACACTCCACTGCTGGACAACGCCAACCCCGGGCTGCCGCAGACCGAGATCGGGCTGCGCGCCCGCACGGTGGCCGTACGGGCCCAGGGGCGCCTGTATCCCGTGGAGTCGCTCGCCGACGACGTGCTGCGCGGCGTGGCCAGGAACCAGGCGCTCATCGTCGCGCCCGCGTCCGCCCGCGCCACGTGGCGGGCCGTACGGCTCTCGCCCGCCCTGGCGGTGCGGGCGGCCGGCTCCGCCTTCCGCCGCGTCATGCGCTGAAGCGCGGCCGGAACACGGCCGCGTCAGGCGCCGCGTCGTGGCCGGGTCTCCGCGGCCGTGTACGGCCGGTTCACGGGCCGAGCGGCAGATACTCGAACCAGTCGAACGCGGCGACGTTGGAGCTGGGACGGCCGTTGGAGCTGGCGTACATGCCGACGTAGGCGCCGGTGAAGCCGCCGGCCACGGCGCTGCTGAGGATCCTGCCGTCCACCGGGTCGCCGAGGTCGATCCACTCCCCCGCCGCCACGGCGTACCTGGCCTGGTAGGCCTGCCCGCGCGCCTCCACGCCGAGATACAGCCTACGGTGGCCGGGCACCCGTACGGAGGCGAGCAGGTCGTCGCCGCCCGCCTTCCTGCGGACGAGCTCCAGGCCGCGCGCGGTGCGCACGAGCAGCACGTGGTGGTCGTCGTTCTGCACCAGCGCGAGACCGGCGCACTCCCCGGCCCCGGGCAGGAAGTCGAGCGCGGCGTGGACGGCGAAGTCCATGTGCTGCTGCCTGCGGACGACCAGGCTCGGATTGGCCCGCTGGGCCAATGTCTCGGGCCGCAGCCGCAGCCGCAGGCGGCTGTCGCCGAGGCTCCAGTAGGGCGTGCGCGGCGTGCGCAGGTGGTTCCAGACGGGCGAGAGCCGGTCGGCGTCGAAGTGGTCGCAGGCGGGGACGGCGGGCCAGCGGTGCTCGGGCAGCGCCGGTGCGACGGCCACGGGCTCGACCTGCGCGGCGACCGGCCAGCCGTCCTCCCAGTGGACCCGGGTGAGGAACGTCTCCCTGCCCAGGTTGTCGCCCCTCAGGTTGCCGGGGCCGAGGTCGCCCGGCGTGCCGTACGGGCGCGTGGCCAGCAGCACCATCCACCACTCGCCGTTCTGGGTCTCCACCAGGTCGGCGTGGCCCGTGCACGCGATGGGATGCCCGAGGCCGAGATGCCGGTGGGTGAGGATCGGGTTGCGCGGATTCGGCAGGTACGGCCCGGTGACGTGGTCGGCCCTGGCCACCACGACCGCGTGGTCGTACGACGTGCCGCCCTCGGAGGTCAGCAGGTAGTACCTGCCGCCGATCTTGTACAGGTGTGGTCCCTCGCACCACACGGCGCCCCGCTGGACGGCCTCCCAGATGACGTGCTCCTCGCCGCGCGGCTCCAGCGTGGCCGGGTCGAGCTCCAGAAGGTAGACCTCGGTCTCGCCGGGGTAGCGGGCCGCCTTCTTCTCCCTGGTGGCGGTGAACCAGAGCCGGCCGTCGTCGTCGAACAGCAGCGAGGGGTCTATGCCAGGGGTGCCCGGCAGCCATCGGGGTTCGCTCCAGGGGCCCGCGGGGTCGGCGGCGGTGACGACGAAGTTGCCCCGCCCGTCCACCAGGGTGGTGACGACGTAGAAGAGGCCGTCGTGGTGGCGGATGGTGGCGGCGTAGACGCCCCCCGAGGGGCGCACGCCGTCCAGGTCGAGCTGGGACGGGCGGTCGAGCACGTGCCCGAGCTGCCGCCAGTTGACCAGGTCGCGGCTGTGGAAGACGGGCACTCCGGGGAACCACTCGAAGCTGGAGGTCACGAGGTAGTAGTCGTCGCCCACCCGGCACACCGATGGGTCGGGGTGGAACCCGGGGATGACGGGGTTCCGGTACTCCCACCCGCCGACTTCGTCGATCATTCGTCCCTTCCTCGAACGTGACGGGCCCGGTTCCCCGAGCGGGGAACCGGGCCGTCCGGCACCGGCACGATGCGCCAGAGCCTTTCAGTGCGGGGCCTCCCTGCGCCAGGCCCCGTCTGCCGGGCTCCGGGCTTGCGTCCCGTGCCGGAGCTCAGGTGTGCGAGCTCTGTAAGGTTCAGTGCCGCAGTTGGAGCACCCCCCAGTGGCTCGTGTCCCGGTATCCCTGCCCGGTGGCGTCGCTCCAGGTGACCGCGCCGGTCCTGGCGGCGCCCGTGGCGTCGTTGACCTGGACGTCGAAGCCGAGCAGCGTGCCGTCCCGCAGCGTGGCCGTGGGCAGCTTCACGGCGGCCTCGATCACGTAGCCGCCGGGGACGACCTTGGCGGCGGCCGTCAGGTTGCCCGCGATGGCGGCGGGGTCGAGCGGGCCGCCGACGGACGTCCTGCCCGAGAAGCCGATCCGGTACTGCCCGTCGTCGTCGCCATAGCCCCTGGTCTTGTCGTTGCCGGGGTCCACGAAGAACTCGACGGAGTCCTGCTCCCACGGGTTGGCCGACTCCTCGCTGAGCATGGGGTCGGCGACCTGCGCCAGCAGATAGAGCGTGTCGCCGTTCCACAGGGCCCGGGCCCGGGCGGTCGCCCCCGACGTGCCCTGGATCCAGGTGGCGGTGCGGATCTCCGGCGCCGGCGCCCAGGCCGGGTCGACGACTCCGTCGACCACCGGCCGGCGGTTGGGGGCGGTGGTCAGCTTCACCGCGGGCGTCGACGTGACCTTGCCCGTCCAGGAGGTCTGCGAGCCGCCGGAGGCGTCCGCGACCGCCACGGTGACGTCGGTGACGTGGGTGACGTGGGTGCCGGGTACCGCAGGGGGCCCCGTCGGGAACCGCGCCTCCACCCGGTAGCCGCCGGGCGTCTTCTCCACGGCCGTGTCGGGGCCGTGCGGGTGGCCGTCCTCGCGCCGGACGGTGTACGTCCTGCCGCCCACGGTGAACGTCACCGTGTCTCCGCGGTCGGC
This region includes:
- a CDS encoding SCO2524 family protein, which produces MKLQPRQQLLELWEAAARASYRDGVWTWGGRDGSNSISDAEQLLCFMYPASELPGFRLDTPDETADDVLAALVALGDSVQIPKLLLRVIGQYLRTYTAEDGRPLFSGGTYFRPVDDEAKVTPEQLQLDVVDSFSMSVTLTLGTLGFLKVFRQSVRREAIRREIRELEELASKRLSAAMTGLLRSFTVNAFDPGSTAGRALLRTVNQTGAPERRVLDDLRRALEPVRAGLRDLTIGSGSQVDLDNDNLLFECGWTWGIVKDAPDVVTPLDIGPQPKGVAADTPFLYFTVNALVGIADLFSERTRVLSLLNDDQITLAQAIQRRWDLTQSYWRTIATFGRGTWPLEDIPWRTVDEKESDYYSLGVTAMVVQSLVNNRAADVDLGRVAGVLEELAIRARITRRAVAGDPPVLMHSPGVPINLHGSDALGPHLLWVVSDFAITLLKRTIWAASIAQNTRMRERLLTLADQIWRHIMLRRHADGPAAGLWDQPGNVFADIEARDEEPSWYFSERVVEFLVAAASSSGEPPLRSPQLVELALQMLGEAEHLLDQELVTRPLAGGQTIQPKLRSIQASLQRARAIVSDRPATAQALINDALLGLERLSAARDSASEAI
- a CDS encoding SCO2523 family variant P-loop protein, with translation MLVFAISDKGGTGRSVTGTNIVYRHALQGNDVCYLDFDFGSPTAGAIFSVSAVARGTRENGLHHYLRGECPQPRRVDVWAESDREGLRTRPPGAGRLVLLPGSEGGGELSALTDEVVGRCVQLLGRLDEEFDLCMIDVSAGRSFTAELVLAATVRMPAIPFRWLVFHRWTRQHIIAADGLVTGADGLLDVGTRFGHDADDLRDRIRFVRTAVLEPDAAELVGLRDEQRAWLSACDSELRELAGRHGVGRTAMLGKIPLDPVLQWREQLITDEDVLASKIANAETATAFEELAKKIVDDSAWEGL
- a CDS encoding SCO2522 family protein, giving the protein MTPVHATFGEVAAERRIASVPLSHVSVELGHLYMEDYEAGPDRLREQFRRVAPWLATVRSMWQERVPGGRARVSTCFLVDDYFSRFSTPAELVPMVLEAAAEHDLTIDYLARESACAQSGGVELARLVEDRLVDDPPPETDGSRPPVKETGWLCNGSRSPRTAPMQAMGKVRPWEPPAQNAKRGHSIFVDVELWDEKGPRRTWSCPFLAAVWQLLRLGLLRSDGRVPLPPVALDGDWPRDWDELPAVVRLNPQAAPFSAYTTLSVLSPRFLPVELAVRTILSQFAVDDEVLRQVATRSEGEGIRLEEELVDRISYVFV
- a CDS encoding SCO2521 family protein, coding for MLVMGEVHTGLLQNSGEISESTCRQVLGLMAGETVRVSRRPIVHALSPERLTGVDCALPTASRSRVRAVGTVVSRCAVTGGRVAQGSSYVRVVRSEADRRLPWSHYLARPGVVEVLGKVKAADLVEGFTGDTMPGRPDGACLDLGAVSGRFLDLVQQSPLLDRRAPFKIPRTSLRWVAETGEPSIRFTLHAEQERTLRLTHPGPFTPAVVDLCEDLATHDWLLTSLLVIVERARIGGTPGAQAVARLAPAIDHLMHLWMPAARVEEWLTPFWESLERRPGFTRQWRSLVDRVRDQVAMNTLALLSATAEAGRRSP
- a CDS encoding phosphatidylserine/phosphatidylglycerophosphate/cardiolipin synthase family protein, which encodes MTGATPEPSPSLVPRVVRKVLVTVLVGGVSYLMSNALIQGPNEDLWSLLLATFISGVVFVVQFLADVDDQLETVLQEQRRQHTKTHNLVADSFSKINEASKLFGVVEMSALETRGVAELVQNAAKIRDDMPDLVKSLVHHEVTRMAKFLGELSDGRYALYEGEDRDWLLALARNARVSLDAISLTSVDARDTEFEGGFWHTDLGQRYVKLQRDLVQRGARVRRVFVVDRSERLDSEAFRRVWKWQTTVGIEVRTLLLSDAPPLLRGSLSDFILFDGVVYYESNPAPQVGDGIAPVIHSTVLAQDQERVRERAERFAELWEAATPAA
- a CDS encoding NAD(P)/FAD-dependent oxidoreductase is translated as MPESCDVVIIGGGVIGCAIAHRLAQRGTSVVLVDAGQRLGLGASDGAMGGILTQTERSCLGPLSSVIKRSRDAYPQWLEEIHAASGVEVPVLDGGDIQVALDDAEMERLETKVLPQWKNSPFAVERLTATDARSLEPLLSERVVGGFLLPEELALDPRVLMAALATAVLSGSTPIRVLSAVRATGLRTGPRGVEVELHDGRRVSAEQAVVAAGHLSGVFLPRHRDHLFPIKGVAFDVRPPGAVTYPLRHHIFAEITEDGREYFPYLVPRHDGRVAVGVTYEENVGDVTVTTAAIEEIRRGVAALMPKAATWPVGRRWAGLRPGSADHMPIIGHVDDHGRVVAATGHSGLGVTLAPVTAELVAALVGGTAGDREKEVLAVVRPDRPFSPAPAPSA
- a CDS encoding SDR family NAD(P)-dependent oxidoreductase gives rise to the protein MRKTAVVTGGASGIGRAVAAGLVRRGVHVTIADVRGAEDAAGELGCAGVVCDVSDAQAVRDLVTGVAAEHGRLDFLFNNAGIAVGGRAEEFTLDHWNRTIDVNLRGVVHGVHAAYPLMVEQGYGHIVNTASLAGLTPAPMMLPYTATKHAVVGLSLALRAEAAAHGVRVSVVCPGFTDTPLLDNANPGLPQTEIGLRARTVAVRAQGRLYPVESLADDVLRGVARNQALIVAPASARATWRAVRLSPALAVRAAGSAFRRVMR
- a CDS encoding glycoside hydrolase family 43 protein, yielding MIDEVGGWEYRNPVIPGFHPDPSVCRVGDDYYLVTSSFEWFPGVPVFHSRDLVNWRQLGHVLDRPSQLDLDGVRPSGGVYAATIRHHDGLFYVVTTLVDGRGNFVVTAADPAGPWSEPRWLPGTPGIDPSLLFDDDGRLWFTATREKKAARYPGETEVYLLELDPATLEPRGEEHVIWEAVQRGAVWCEGPHLYKIGGRYYLLTSEGGTSYDHAVVVARADHVTGPYLPNPRNPILTHRHLGLGHPIACTGHADLVETQNGEWWMVLLATRPYGTPGDLGPGNLRGDNLGRETFLTRVHWEDGWPVAAQVEPVAVAPALPEHRWPAVPACDHFDADRLSPVWNHLRTPRTPYWSLGDSRLRLRLRPETLAQRANPSLVVRRQQHMDFAVHAALDFLPGAGECAGLALVQNDDHHVLLVRTARGLELVRRKAGGDDLLASVRVPGHRRLYLGVEARGQAYQARYAVAAGEWIDLGDPVDGRILSSAVAGGFTGAYVGMYASSNGRPSSNVAAFDWFEYLPLGP